Proteins from a genomic interval of Xylanibacillus composti:
- a CDS encoding Maf family protein, whose product MKITADRPLILASSSPRRQELIRMFHLPVRIEPTDVDETMPPGASPVDTVEQLSLRKADAAAARCRNTGQDGIVIGSDTVVAIQGTVLGKPTDEQEAAAMLQRLQGQWHEVYSGIACIDLKQGTRSVRHRSTRVHMKPLSDAQIRSYVETGEPMDKAGAYAIQGRGALFVDRIEGCYFNVVGLPLSLLADMLDELE is encoded by the coding sequence ATGAAGATTACAGCAGACAGGCCGCTGATCCTGGCCTCCTCATCACCTCGCAGGCAGGAATTGATTCGAATGTTCCACTTGCCTGTACGAATAGAGCCGACAGACGTAGATGAAACAATGCCGCCGGGAGCCTCGCCGGTAGACACGGTCGAGCAGCTTTCCCTGCGTAAGGCGGATGCGGCAGCGGCAAGGTGCAGGAACACTGGCCAGGATGGCATCGTGATCGGCTCCGACACGGTGGTCGCCATTCAAGGCACGGTATTGGGGAAACCGACCGATGAGCAGGAAGCCGCAGCCATGCTCCAGCGTCTTCAAGGCCAATGGCATGAAGTGTATTCCGGTATTGCCTGCATTGATTTGAAGCAGGGGACGAGGAGCGTTCGCCATCGCAGCACCCGCGTCCATATGAAGCCCTTGTCTGATGCTCAAATCCGCAGTTACGTTGAAACAGGAGAACCGATGGACAAGGCGGGAGCCTATGCGATTCAGGGAAGAGGCGCACTGTTTGTGGACCGGATTGAAGGATGCTATTTCAATGTTGTAGGGTTGCCTTTGTCGCTGCTTGCAGATATGCTGGACGAATTGGAATAA
- a CDS encoding DUF4321 domain-containing protein, with product MKKNTFTLLFFLAIGLLVATIISELLTPVRALSFLTKSAAITWEPKANFQVIQYDLYIQVKLNLISIFGLIAAFWFYRKL from the coding sequence TTGAAGAAAAACACATTCACGCTGCTCTTTTTTTTGGCCATAGGCTTACTGGTTGCAACGATTATTTCGGAATTGCTGACGCCCGTTAGGGCGTTGTCGTTTCTAACGAAATCCGCGGCAATCACATGGGAGCCTAAAGCAAATTTCCAAGTCATTCAATATGATCTTTACATTCAGGTTAAACTGAATTTGATCAGCATTTTCGGTTTGATCGCTGCTTTCTGGTTTTATCGCAAATTATAG
- a CDS encoding N-acetylmuramoyl-L-alanine amidase codes for MMGKWMKAAAAVGVSAMLFCTQVDAAKVIVDPGHGGRDPGAIGVNQLREKDVNLDIALKLKQALINKGYTVAMTRDNDIYLTLQERVEHANREQADIFVSIHANAHPSSTVRGSMVLYYDRNYPQANYPASPEMSALTPQSKALASYVLDEMVRSVGTQNRGLVPSAAYVVRSGKMPSILVETAFLSNPQDAALLASEWAKISFAEAIAEGIARFLPIGFADIAGHWASGAIVRLKEEGLVAGNNGKFEPNRGITRAEFLALADRIFDLNSLQQASTEPPAMDGEAGDAHDWQAMEKSEENESSTVTPKKQTLLIASDPSANMAEQDSIVDATYDHETVADEESEQPIADSSYDGQARTFTDLSESHWAYALLETAVSTGFLEGYPDGTIRPDQTITRAEMSVLFDRIWQAQEKQAIEQSGAGELVPDLAFADVPAQTWFADSVYRMARAALINGIEPHLFGPDQVMTRAQMAVVFDRYLQQF; via the coding sequence ATGATGGGAAAATGGATGAAGGCAGCTGCTGCAGTGGGAGTTTCTGCCATGCTGTTCTGCACCCAGGTCGATGCTGCTAAGGTAATCGTCGATCCAGGCCACGGCGGCAGGGATCCCGGGGCAATCGGCGTTAATCAGCTGCGGGAGAAGGATGTAAATCTGGACATTGCCCTTAAGCTGAAGCAAGCATTGATCAACAAAGGCTACACTGTCGCAATGACCCGAGACAACGATATTTATTTGACGCTGCAGGAAAGGGTCGAACATGCGAATCGCGAGCAAGCGGATATCTTCGTATCCATTCACGCAAATGCTCACCCATCTTCAACTGTACGCGGCTCCATGGTACTCTATTACGACCGAAACTATCCTCAGGCCAACTATCCCGCCAGTCCGGAAATGAGCGCGCTCACGCCGCAAAGCAAAGCGCTCGCGTCGTATGTGCTCGATGAGATGGTCAGATCGGTCGGAACGCAAAACCGCGGCCTGGTTCCGAGCGCAGCCTACGTTGTTCGCTCTGGCAAAATGCCCAGCATTCTGGTAGAAACCGCCTTCTTGAGCAATCCGCAGGATGCGGCGCTGCTGGCCTCAGAATGGGCGAAGATCAGCTTCGCCGAAGCGATCGCCGAAGGCATTGCCCGTTTCCTGCCTATCGGTTTCGCAGACATCGCCGGCCATTGGGCAAGCGGTGCCATCGTTCGGCTTAAAGAAGAGGGGCTTGTAGCAGGGAACAATGGAAAGTTTGAGCCCAACCGAGGGATAACAAGGGCAGAATTTTTGGCCTTGGCCGATCGCATCTTCGATCTGAACAGCCTGCAGCAAGCTTCCACGGAACCTCCGGCAATGGATGGGGAGGCTGGCGATGCTCATGATTGGCAAGCCATGGAGAAGAGCGAAGAAAACGAATCCTCGACGGTCACGCCTAAGAAGCAGACACTGTTGATCGCCAGCGATCCTTCAGCCAATATGGCAGAACAAGACAGTATTGTGGATGCTACATACGACCATGAGACTGTGGCCGACGAAGAAAGTGAACAACCGATCGCCGATTCCAGTTATGATGGACAAGCCAGGACATTTACAGATCTGTCTGAATCCCACTGGGCATATGCCTTGCTTGAAACCGCTGTATCGACTGGTTTTCTGGAAGGATATCCGGATGGGACAATCCGGCCGGATCAAACGATAACCCGTGCTGAAATGAGTGTGTTGTTTGATCGGATCTGGCAAGCGCAGGAGAAACAAGCAATCGAGCAAAGCGGGGCGGGTGAGCTTGTACCTGATCTGGCATTTGCTGATGTCCCGGCGCAGACTTGGTTCGCCGATTCGGTCTATCGCATGGCGCGGGCCGCATTAATCAATGGCATCGAGCCTCATCTGTTCGGACCGGACCAAGTGATGACACGCGCCCAAATGGCCGTTGTTTTCGATCGTTACCTGCAGCAATTTTGA
- a CDS encoding SPOR domain-containing protein, which yields MSKARITYRFDKHGNRDQDDAVIVPIHEEPETAMKPQSGANRHTSARAEADKQGRDDSSATASSPGPSLNEFTQDFGSWTSPFDAEVERLERIIRGDDEGAKPHSMAQQAGSNANRQASQDGGPAAEHWDTGWLNGETGYMRDPKFEGPIVTDDAHLPYRHSRKGTPWLRLIASVTGAVVTGIVLGLFVLTVFTNGGSSEPLPTDAEQTPESDTGASPQTPPVEVNFGDGSNDGNGTNDGQHAEAVPPASDAAWNAVTVPGGSYHMIQYGVFSSREGAQTAVQELSDLGLAGAFGSHDGNWYVYAGVSEDKDDILGLAQQLKQRDFDIYVKQIDIPSVDRLQWQGEDASKVTSYFEQAQVLVSKVSAISMLHLQEAQPAGLESTSLDSIAGTHQQMMLMSSQISGGFEGAEATRFQTMNNALNTAVESMNAYDRNPSRSYLWQAQTAIMRFLLEHQQLVQNAV from the coding sequence ATGAGCAAAGCTAGAATTACATATCGCTTCGACAAACACGGCAATCGGGATCAGGATGATGCGGTCATTGTGCCGATTCACGAAGAACCGGAGACGGCGATGAAACCGCAGAGCGGCGCGAACCGGCATACTTCTGCACGCGCGGAAGCGGACAAGCAAGGAAGGGATGACAGCTCCGCAACCGCATCGTCGCCCGGGCCTTCATTAAATGAATTCACGCAGGATTTCGGGAGCTGGACGAGCCCGTTCGATGCGGAGGTCGAACGACTGGAGCGCATCATTCGCGGCGATGATGAAGGCGCGAAGCCACACAGCATGGCGCAGCAAGCCGGGTCCAATGCCAATCGTCAGGCATCGCAGGATGGCGGCCCTGCGGCTGAGCATTGGGATACAGGCTGGTTGAACGGGGAGACAGGGTATATGCGCGATCCGAAATTCGAAGGGCCGATCGTTACCGACGACGCGCATTTGCCGTATCGGCATTCTCGAAAAGGCACGCCGTGGCTAAGACTGATTGCGTCCGTTACAGGCGCTGTGGTTACGGGTATTGTGCTCGGGCTGTTCGTTCTGACTGTTTTTACGAATGGCGGCAGCTCTGAACCGCTGCCGACAGACGCAGAGCAAACGCCCGAATCGGATACGGGAGCATCGCCGCAAACTCCGCCAGTCGAAGTGAATTTCGGGGACGGCTCGAACGACGGCAACGGGACAAATGACGGGCAGCATGCAGAGGCTGTGCCGCCAGCTTCGGATGCGGCTTGGAACGCGGTCACTGTCCCGGGCGGCTCCTATCATATGATTCAGTACGGGGTATTCAGCTCGAGGGAGGGTGCGCAGACGGCAGTACAAGAACTGAGCGACCTGGGCTTGGCGGGGGCGTTTGGGAGCCACGATGGCAATTGGTATGTGTATGCGGGCGTATCAGAAGACAAGGACGATATTCTGGGGCTTGCCCAGCAGTTGAAGCAGAGAGACTTTGATATTTATGTCAAGCAGATCGATATCCCGTCCGTTGACCGGCTGCAGTGGCAGGGAGAAGATGCAAGCAAAGTCACGTCGTACTTTGAACAAGCACAAGTGCTGGTTTCCAAAGTGAGCGCAATATCCATGCTGCATTTGCAAGAGGCACAGCCGGCGGGGCTGGAATCAACCTCACTCGACTCGATTGCGGGAACGCATCAACAGATGATGCTCATGTCGTCGCAAATTTCCGGCGGTTTTGAAGGGGCGGAAGCGACGCGCTTCCAGACGATGAATAATGCGTTAAATACAGCGGTAGAGTCGATGAACGCGTATGACCGCAATCCATCCCGCTCTTATTTATGGCAGGCACAAACGGCCATTATGCGTTTTTTGCTGGAGCATCAGCAGCTCGTTCAAAACGCTGTATAA
- the murC gene encoding UDP-N-acetylmuramate--L-alanine ligase has product MKASEHVHFIGIGGYGMSAIARVMLEMGYQVSGSDVARQELTDKLASKGARVFIGHEKDNVQGADIVVYSTALSKDNVEIAEAERLQIPVIHRSQMLARLMNAKKGVAVAGAHGKTTTSSMIALVMERCEQDPTYIIGGEIMNIGSNAKAGSGDYVVAEADESDGSFLQYRPHLAVVTNVEADHLENYDGKFENLKQAYVKFLSQIRSDGKAIVCADDPYIQEMLPNITSDTITFGIRQHADYTAADIKLGDRKVTFSVWHSGVKLGEMKLSVPGMHNVYNALATTIVCLQAGIPFADIAQAIQEFRGAKRRFQVLSESDDVLVIDDYAHHPTEIQATITAAKATGKRIIAVFQPQRYTRTFFLLDSFSRSFGEADEVIITDIYSPAGEQQIEGISSEKLTALIRENSNSNVQFIAAKEEVLAYLLDHVKSGDLVITMGAGDIWKVSHELAKRLEEAAAR; this is encoded by the coding sequence TTGAAAGCATCGGAACACGTACATTTTATCGGAATCGGCGGCTACGGCATGAGTGCAATCGCCAGAGTGATGCTGGAAATGGGGTATCAAGTTTCAGGCTCTGACGTGGCGCGCCAGGAATTGACAGATAAGCTGGCGTCCAAGGGGGCGCGGGTATTTATCGGCCATGAAAAGGATAATGTGCAGGGCGCGGACATCGTTGTCTATTCGACTGCGCTCTCCAAAGATAATGTGGAAATTGCGGAAGCGGAGAGGCTGCAAATTCCGGTGATTCATCGTTCCCAGATGCTGGCCCGCTTGATGAATGCCAAGAAAGGGGTTGCGGTGGCCGGCGCCCATGGCAAGACGACCACCTCTTCCATGATTGCGCTCGTTATGGAACGCTGCGAACAGGACCCGACCTACATTATCGGCGGGGAGATCATGAATATTGGCAGCAACGCCAAAGCCGGCAGCGGAGACTATGTCGTAGCGGAAGCGGATGAAAGCGACGGCTCTTTCTTGCAATATCGCCCTCATTTGGCTGTTGTCACCAATGTGGAGGCGGACCATCTGGAAAATTACGATGGCAAATTTGAAAATCTGAAGCAGGCTTACGTGAAATTTCTCAGCCAGATTCGTTCGGACGGCAAAGCGATCGTGTGCGCGGATGATCCGTATATTCAGGAGATGCTGCCCAACATCACCAGCGACACGATCACGTTCGGCATCAGGCAGCATGCCGACTATACAGCGGCCGACATTAAGCTGGGCGATCGCAAGGTCACCTTCTCGGTCTGGCACAGCGGCGTCAAGCTGGGAGAGATGAAATTATCGGTTCCTGGCATGCATAATGTGTACAACGCTCTGGCTACGACAATCGTTTGTCTGCAGGCGGGGATTCCATTTGCGGATATCGCCCAGGCCATTCAGGAATTCCGGGGCGCCAAGCGGAGGTTTCAAGTGCTCAGCGAATCGGATGATGTGCTTGTGATTGACGATTACGCCCATCATCCGACAGAGATACAGGCAACGATAACCGCAGCAAAAGCTACAGGCAAACGGATCATTGCTGTCTTTCAGCCTCAGCGCTATACCCGTACTTTTTTCCTGCTGGATTCGTTCAGCCGTTCCTTCGGGGAAGCGGATGAGGTGATTATCACTGACATATACTCGCCGGCAGGCGAGCAGCAGATTGAAGGAATCAGCTCGGAGAAGCTGACCGCGTTGATCCGCGAAAACAGCAATTCGAATGTCCAGTTCATCGCGGCCAAGGAGGAAGTGCTGGCCTACCTGCTGGACCATGTGAAGAGCGGCGATCTGGTCATTACGATGGGCGCGGGGGATATCTGGAAGGTGTCGCATGAGCTGGCCAAGCGGCTGGAAGAAGCGGCCGCCCGTTAA
- a CDS encoding bifunctional folylpolyglutamate synthase/dihydrofolate synthase, which translates to MTEQTEMDNHRDTETARFQSYDEAVDWITGLISFGIRPGLGRMERMLDRLNHPERRLKFIHVAGTNGKGSTCAFLANVLRKAGYDVGMFTSPYMERFTSRIQYNGQDIPDEEVVRIANRLKPLYDELAASDLGAPTMFEVCTLLAIVYYATVSYPDYVVWETGMGGRLDCTNVVMPVVSVITNVGHDHTDVLGEDLTAIAGEKAGIIKPGVPVISAVSQPEAVAVLEEVSKANKAKLYLMNRDFAVSGTAVKEDQQKFAFTGPYRQLSDVEIGLNGLHQIDNAAVALMTLEVLRQFYALVVDDDVLLEGLAETRWPGRMELLQHHPRLLVDGAHNPEGAARLVETLQQVYSYRKLRLMLGLLETKNHSEYLEHILPIVDTIVITEPAFRKARSADSLEQSVQSWVQRTGRPLEVIKESDWKAALARLTSSTAEDDLAVVTGSLYLISDVRAWVLGGGESEKGW; encoded by the coding sequence ATGACAGAGCAAACAGAGATGGACAACCATCGCGACACAGAGACAGCACGATTCCAAAGCTATGACGAGGCCGTTGACTGGATCACCGGGTTGATCAGCTTCGGAATTCGCCCGGGACTAGGCCGCATGGAGCGGATGCTTGATCGGTTGAACCATCCGGAGAGACGGTTGAAGTTTATCCATGTCGCGGGAACGAACGGCAAAGGCTCCACCTGTGCATTTCTGGCGAATGTTCTGCGCAAGGCAGGGTATGACGTGGGGATGTTCACTTCGCCTTATATGGAGCGCTTCACAAGCCGCATTCAGTACAACGGACAGGATATTCCGGATGAGGAAGTGGTGCGCATCGCGAATCGACTGAAGCCGCTTTACGACGAATTGGCTGCAAGCGATCTCGGTGCGCCGACGATGTTCGAGGTCTGCACATTGCTGGCAATTGTGTATTACGCTACGGTGTCTTATCCGGATTATGTGGTATGGGAGACCGGGATGGGCGGCCGCCTGGATTGCACGAATGTAGTTATGCCGGTCGTTTCCGTTATCACGAATGTAGGGCATGACCACACGGATGTGCTGGGAGAGGATTTGACGGCGATTGCCGGAGAGAAGGCGGGCATTATTAAGCCGGGCGTACCGGTCATCAGCGCCGTAAGCCAGCCGGAAGCCGTAGCGGTCCTGGAAGAAGTCAGCAAGGCGAACAAAGCGAAGCTGTACTTGATGAATAGAGATTTCGCTGTATCGGGCACGGCGGTCAAGGAGGATCAGCAGAAGTTCGCATTCACCGGACCTTATCGCCAGCTTTCCGATGTAGAGATTGGCTTGAATGGGCTGCACCAGATCGACAATGCCGCCGTCGCCTTGATGACGCTGGAGGTGCTTCGTCAGTTCTACGCGCTCGTTGTGGATGACGACGTGCTGCTGGAAGGATTGGCCGAAACGAGATGGCCGGGGAGAATGGAGCTGCTTCAGCACCATCCGCGGCTGCTGGTGGACGGCGCGCATAATCCGGAAGGCGCGGCGCGGCTTGTTGAAACGCTGCAGCAGGTTTATTCGTATCGAAAGCTTAGGCTGATGCTCGGTTTGCTGGAAACGAAGAATCATTCCGAGTATTTGGAACATATACTACCAATAGTGGATACGATCGTGATCACAGAGCCGGCTTTCCGCAAAGCCAGAAGTGCGGACTCGCTGGAACAATCGGTGCAAAGCTGGGTACAGCGGACGGGCCGCCCGCTTGAGGTTATTAAAGAAAGCGATTGGAAAGCTGCGCTGGCTCGCTTGACATCTTCCACGGCAGAAGACGACTTGGCAGTCGTTACCGGCAGTCTGTATTTAATCTCGGATGTACGCGCATGGGTGCTCGGTGGAGGCGAATCTGAAAAAGGCTGGTGA
- a CDS encoding valine--tRNA ligase yields the protein MSETKSDQLAQQETTMPTTYDPKDAERKWSAFWEDNAFFQAGNRPDAEAYTIVIPPPNVTGMLHIGHALDFTLQDILIRMKRMQGYDTLWLPGTDHAGIATQTKVEQKLREEGQTRYDLGREAFLEKVWEWKEHYAGTIREQWSKMGLSLDYSRERFTLDEGLSRAVREVFVRYYEQGLIYRGNYIINWDPAARTALSDIEVEYKEVQGKLYHLKYPLKDGNGSITVATTRPETMLGDTAVAVHPDDDRYRHLIGKMLVLPIIGREIPIIGDEYVEKEFGSGAVKITPAHDPNDFEVGNRHDLPQVLVMDESGKMNVNAGPYQGLDRFECRKQLVADLQKQGVLVQIEEHVHQVGHSERSGAVVEPYLSTQWFVKMKPLAEKAIEMQKAGKGVRFVPERFEKVYLQWIENVRDWCISRQLWWGHRIPAWYCESCGHTLVAVDDPAQCSSCGSTKLAQDEDVLDTWFSSALWPFSTLGWPDDTADMKRYYPTNVLVTGYDIIYFWVSRMIFSGLEFTEQAPFRDVLIHGLVRDAEGRKMSKSLGNGVDPLEVIDKYGADAMRYMISTGSTPGQDLRFRWERVEQARNFANKIWNASRFALMNLGDFRHEDIDLSGELTTADRWILHRLNETAGTVTRLMDQYEYGESGRALYDFIWDDLCDWYIEFAKLNLYGDQAEAKRKTQSVLAYVLDQTMRLMHPFMPFITEEIWQHLPHEGVTVSLASWPQPDARWEAPEAVKEMELLMDLIRAVRNVRAEVNVPMSKKIELMIKPGQADVLALIEKNRSFVERFCGTSSLEASEQLTPPDKCMTAIVTGAELYFPLAGLIDIEQEIGRLEKELKSLTAEVERVDKKLANEGFMAKAPEAVIAEEKEKRAMYAEKRDKVLARIAELKG from the coding sequence ATGAGTGAAACGAAGTCAGACCAGCTGGCGCAGCAGGAAACAACCATGCCGACTACTTATGATCCGAAGGATGCCGAGCGAAAGTGGTCGGCATTTTGGGAGGATAATGCGTTCTTTCAGGCAGGCAATCGCCCCGATGCCGAGGCGTACACGATTGTCATTCCTCCCCCGAACGTTACCGGCATGCTGCACATTGGCCATGCGCTTGATTTCACCCTGCAGGATATTCTGATCCGCATGAAGCGGATGCAGGGCTACGATACTTTGTGGCTGCCTGGCACGGACCATGCCGGCATTGCGACGCAGACGAAGGTCGAGCAAAAGCTGCGCGAGGAAGGACAAACCCGTTACGACCTGGGCAGGGAAGCCTTCTTGGAAAAGGTCTGGGAGTGGAAGGAGCATTATGCCGGCACGATTCGCGAGCAGTGGAGCAAGATGGGCTTGTCGCTCGATTATTCCCGTGAGCGCTTTACGCTGGATGAAGGGCTGAGCCGCGCCGTGCGCGAAGTGTTCGTGCGCTATTATGAACAAGGTCTCATCTACCGCGGCAACTATATTATCAACTGGGACCCGGCCGCGCGAACAGCGCTGTCGGACATTGAAGTAGAGTACAAGGAAGTGCAGGGCAAGCTGTACCATCTGAAATATCCGCTGAAGGACGGCAACGGCTCCATCACGGTGGCGACAACCCGTCCGGAAACGATGCTTGGCGATACCGCGGTAGCTGTTCACCCGGATGATGACCGATATCGCCATCTGATCGGGAAGATGCTGGTGCTGCCGATTATAGGCAGGGAAATTCCAATTATCGGCGACGAATACGTAGAGAAGGAGTTCGGAAGCGGTGCGGTGAAGATTACGCCGGCGCATGATCCGAACGACTTCGAGGTGGGGAATCGCCATGATTTGCCGCAGGTGCTGGTTATGGACGAGAGCGGCAAGATGAACGTGAATGCCGGTCCTTACCAAGGCCTGGATCGTTTCGAATGCCGCAAGCAGCTTGTTGCAGATCTGCAGAAGCAAGGGGTGCTGGTGCAGATCGAGGAACACGTTCATCAGGTCGGCCACAGCGAAAGAAGCGGCGCGGTCGTCGAGCCTTATTTGTCCACCCAATGGTTCGTGAAGATGAAGCCGCTGGCCGAAAAGGCGATTGAGATGCAAAAAGCCGGGAAAGGCGTGCGTTTCGTTCCGGAGCGCTTCGAGAAGGTATATCTGCAATGGATCGAAAACGTGAGGGATTGGTGCATTTCCCGCCAGCTGTGGTGGGGGCATCGCATCCCGGCCTGGTACTGCGAGTCTTGCGGCCACACTCTTGTAGCCGTAGACGATCCTGCGCAGTGCTCCAGCTGCGGCAGCACCAAGCTGGCGCAGGACGAGGACGTGCTGGATACGTGGTTCAGCTCGGCGCTGTGGCCTTTCTCCACGCTGGGGTGGCCGGACGACACGGCGGACATGAAGCGCTATTACCCGACGAATGTCCTTGTCACCGGCTATGACATTATTTATTTCTGGGTGTCCCGGATGATCTTTTCCGGATTGGAATTTACGGAACAGGCGCCTTTCCGGGATGTCTTGATCCACGGTCTTGTACGCGATGCGGAAGGCAGAAAAATGTCCAAGTCGCTCGGCAACGGTGTCGACCCGCTTGAAGTCATCGACAAGTACGGAGCCGATGCGATGCGGTACATGATTTCTACCGGCAGCACGCCGGGTCAAGACTTGCGCTTCCGCTGGGAGCGGGTGGAGCAAGCCCGGAACTTTGCCAACAAAATTTGGAATGCGTCCCGCTTTGCGCTGATGAATCTCGGGGACTTCCGCCACGAGGACATCGATCTGAGCGGAGAGCTGACGACAGCGGATCGCTGGATCTTGCATCGATTGAACGAAACGGCGGGAACGGTCACCCGGCTGATGGACCAGTACGAGTATGGGGAATCGGGCCGGGCGCTCTACGATTTCATCTGGGACGATCTCTGCGACTGGTACATTGAATTTGCCAAGCTCAATCTGTACGGCGATCAAGCAGAGGCCAAACGGAAGACACAATCGGTCTTGGCTTACGTATTGGATCAGACGATGCGCCTGATGCATCCATTCATGCCGTTTATTACTGAAGAAATCTGGCAGCACTTGCCGCACGAGGGCGTAACGGTATCTCTGGCATCCTGGCCTCAGCCGGACGCGCGCTGGGAAGCGCCGGAGGCTGTGAAGGAAATGGAATTGCTGATGGACTTGATTCGCGCGGTGCGCAATGTGCGTGCCGAGGTCAATGTGCCGATGAGCAAGAAGATCGAGCTGATGATCAAGCCGGGACAGGCTGACGTGCTTGCCTTGATTGAGAAGAATCGATCCTTTGTCGAGCGCTTCTGCGGAACGTCCAGTCTGGAGGCAAGCGAACAGCTGACCCCTCCGGACAAGTGCATGACTGCGATTGTGACTGGAGCCGAGCTTTACTTCCCGCTCGCCGGCCTGATCGACATTGAACAGGAAATCGGCCGCTTGGAGAAGGAATTGAAAAGCTTGACTGCGGAAGTGGAGCGCGTGGACAAGAAGCTGGCGAACGAGGGCTTTATGGCGAAAGCGCCGGAAGCGGTTATTGCGGAAGAGAAGGAAAAACGGGCTATGTACGCGGAGAAAAGAGATAAAGTACTGGCGCGCATCGCAGAACTGAAGGGTTGA
- a CDS encoding LysM peptidoglycan-binding domain-containing protein yields the protein MAEQASGLRFDIYERVPLNQELNGLEDLDQLELIPNIEVRSEGEQAVLNGSLRLEAQLASNGAISGPTFEHDIPVEITLPMGRISDLEQVGVEIEHFDVDLASGRSLNVTGVLLLKGVEVARGGNEQQWADAEQEEVFVYNAAKADQEEQAHISAAGHRGQNEEVGAKEEQAETLSAGSLFASAQSVGQDVSEQGEKAQQEADALREPKIAFSSKPADEETAGQEQEQALFSQPLPNLSPEEYVYAAEEAPQPQQQVPQDIPVQESVPATDQLEWKKLFLSKNQDDHPFSRMRMCIVQKEETLDDIAARYEMNPREILLCNRLSESQSVYEGQIIYIPK from the coding sequence GTGGCGGAACAAGCATCCGGCTTGAGATTTGATATTTATGAGCGGGTTCCCCTCAATCAGGAATTGAACGGACTGGAAGATCTGGATCAGCTCGAGCTAATACCGAATATTGAAGTGCGTTCTGAAGGAGAACAAGCAGTCCTGAACGGGAGCTTGAGGCTGGAGGCACAATTGGCATCCAACGGCGCGATAAGCGGTCCGACATTTGAACATGACATTCCTGTTGAAATTACGCTGCCCATGGGCCGTATTTCGGACCTGGAGCAGGTCGGTGTAGAAATCGAGCATTTTGATGTAGACCTGGCTTCGGGCCGCAGTTTGAACGTAACGGGTGTATTGCTGCTGAAAGGGGTGGAAGTAGCAAGGGGCGGTAACGAACAGCAATGGGCGGATGCGGAGCAGGAGGAAGTGTTCGTGTACAATGCCGCAAAGGCGGATCAGGAAGAGCAGGCACACATCAGCGCTGCCGGACACAGGGGGCAGAATGAGGAGGTCGGTGCAAAGGAAGAGCAAGCGGAAACGCTGTCGGCAGGTTCGCTGTTTGCTTCAGCACAATCGGTCGGTCAAGATGTGAGCGAACAGGGAGAGAAGGCGCAGCAAGAAGCCGATGCCCTCCGCGAGCCGAAGATAGCATTTTCCAGCAAGCCTGCCGATGAAGAGACAGCCGGACAGGAGCAGGAACAGGCGTTGTTTAGCCAGCCGCTACCGAACCTGTCTCCAGAAGAATATGTCTACGCTGCAGAGGAAGCGCCTCAGCCGCAGCAGCAGGTACCGCAGGACATTCCGGTTCAGGAATCCGTCCCGGCGACAGACCAGTTGGAATGGAAGAAGCTGTTCCTGTCCAAAAATCAAGACGACCACCCGTTTTCGAGAATGCGCATGTGCATCGTGCAGAAGGAAGAAACATTGGACGATATCGCTGCGCGTTATGAAATGAACCCTCGGGAAATTTTGCTTTGCAATCGGCTTTCCGAAAGCCAGAGCGTATATGAGGGGCAGATTATATACATTCCGAAATAA